TACCCATAATTCGTACATTTGCACCCATATTCGCAGGTGTAGTACAGCTGAATTTCAAGAAGTTCGTCATGTATAACATCCTAGGTGCATTATTGTGGGTGTCTTTATTGACACTGACTGGGTATTATTTAGGAGTCAAATTCCCATGGATAATCGATTATGTAGAATATATAATCGTGGGATTGATAGTCATTGCATTCCTACCGATAGCAATTGCACTGCTTAAAAAGTGGTTGAAAAATAGAAAAACGAAAAACGAAATAAACAAACAGTAATTATTTAATGAGTACACAACATCCTTGGCATCAAGTGTCTCCTGGTGAGGACTTGCCTAACTCCGTAAATGCCATTATCGAAATTCCTAAGGGTTCTAAAGCAAAATACGAAATCGACAAAGACAGTGGACTAATCAAATTAGACCGTGTATTGTTCTCATCTGTAATGTATCCAGCTAACTATGGATTCATTCCTCAAACTTATTGCGACGATAAAGATCCTTTGGATATCTTAGTTTTATGCTCAGTTGATGTTTACCCAATGTGTATGATCGAAGCCAAAGTGGTAGGTGTCATGCATATGATCGATAATGGGAACAAGACGACAAAATTATTGCAGTGGCGAAGAATGATATGTCTGTGAATTATATCAACGACCTATCTGAACTTCCTCCTCACACTATGAAAGAAATTGTTCGTTTCTTCCAAGATTATAAAGCTCTTGAAGGTAAGAATGTGACTATCGAAAACCTTTATGGTCGCGCTTATGCTCAGAACATCATCATGGAAAGTATCGAACTTTACGATAAAGAAATAAGGAACAAATAAACCTTATCATGAACCGCTCATTTTTTCTTTCTCTAGCCTTGCTGTTTTCTAGCCTTATTGGACTAGCTCAAGATAAACACCCTTGGCATCAAGTGTCACCAGGTAAGGATATTCCGGAAACTGTTACAGCAGTGATAGAGATTCCAAAAGGAACTAGAGGAAAATATGAGGTAGATAAGACAACGGGATTGATCAAATTAGATCGGGTGATCCAAACATCAATGGTTTATCCAGCTAATTATGGATTTATTCCTCAAAGTTATTGTGGCGATAAAGATCCACTGGATATTCTTGTGATATGTTCAGTGGATCTTGAGCCTTTATCCCTTGTGGATGCTAAAGTAATAGGA
The Sphingobacterium daejeonense genome window above contains:
- a CDS encoding inorganic diphosphatase; translation: MNRSFFLSLALLFSSLIGLAQDKHPWHQVSPGKDIPETVTAVIEIPKGTRGKYEVDKTTGLIKLDRVIQTSMVYPANYGFIPQSYCGDKDPLDILVICSVDLEPLSLVDAKVIGVMSMTDSGEQDDKIIAVAKNDMEYNHIHDISELPPHTMKEIVHFFQEYKGLEEKKVIINKISGRAIAQNVILESLELYKKEFANKNLNHGN